A genomic stretch from Arachis stenosperma cultivar V10309 chromosome 3, arast.V10309.gnm1.PFL2, whole genome shotgun sequence includes:
- the LOC130968229 gene encoding NAD(P)H-quinone oxidoreductase subunit L, chloroplastic has translation MSSSLNFHLHLHLPKALPPLPTPPRGTSSLFIASKHQQPSHKTTSSQSLHMTCSGKHDYFSMEKQGVALHIGAALLALAEQPALAVTGENNHPVELTWILTQAGIVFFFYFLVAPPIIMNWLRIRWYRRKLGEMYLQFMFVFIFFPAIILWAPFLNFRKFPRDPSLKFPWSVPEDPSKIRNSYSKYPFAEPEDYDYP, from the exons ATGAGCTCCTCACTCAACTTCCATCTCCATCTTCATCTTCCTAAAGCTCTGCCTCCACTCCCCACTCCACCACGTGGCACTTCCTCTCTCTTCATTGCTTCCAAACACCAACAGCCATCTCACAAGACCACCTCTTCCCAATCACTACAT ATGACATGCAGCGGCAAACATGACTATTTCAGCATGGAGAAACAAGGTGTGGCACTGCACATAGGAGCAGCACTCTTGGCCTTG GCGGAGCAGCCAGCATTAGCAGTAACCGGAGAGAATAATCACCCAGTAGAACTCACCTGGATTTTAACACAAGCCGgcattgttttctttttctacttccTCGTCGCACCG CCAATAATCATGAACTGGCTTAGGATAAGGTGGTACAGAAGAAAGCTTGGGGAGATGTATCTCCAGTTCATGTTTGTCTTCATTTTCTTCCCAGC GATTATTCTGTGGGCACCATTTCTCAACTTCAGGAAGTTCCCCAGGGATCCATCCTTGAAGTTCCCTTGGTCTGTACCCGAAGATCcttcaaaaattagaaattcATACTCTAAGTATCCATTTGCCGAACCTGAAGATTATGATTATCCGTGA